The following proteins come from a genomic window of Streptomyces sp. Sge12:
- a CDS encoding bacterial proteasome activator family protein — protein sequence MEMPRSERSQDSPPHVLIVGQDGTAVGDADDESREVPVTEMVEQPAKVMRIGSMIKQLLEEVRAAPLDEASRVRLKDIHAASVKELEDGLAPELVEELERLSLPFTEEAIPSEAELRIAQAQLVGWLEGLFHGIQTALFAQQMAARAQLEQMRRALPPGGPHDDDEDGGHGAVRSGPYL from the coding sequence ATGGAGATGCCGAGGAGTGAACGGTCGCAGGACAGCCCCCCGCACGTCCTGATCGTGGGACAGGACGGGACGGCGGTCGGCGACGCCGATGACGAGTCGCGCGAGGTCCCGGTGACGGAAATGGTCGAACAGCCCGCCAAGGTCATGCGGATCGGCAGCATGATCAAGCAACTCCTGGAAGAGGTACGTGCCGCGCCTCTGGACGAGGCGAGCCGGGTCCGGCTCAAGGACATCCATGCCGCCTCGGTCAAGGAGCTGGAGGACGGTCTGGCCCCCGAGCTCGTGGAGGAACTGGAGCGCCTGTCCCTCCCGTTCACCGAGGAGGCCATCCCCTCCGAGGCCGAACTGCGGATTGCCCAGGCACAGTTGGTGGGGTGGCTGGAGGGCCTGTTCCACGGCATCCAGACGGCCCTGTTCGCGCAGCAGATGGCGGCGCGGGCCCAGTTGGAGCAGATGCGCCGCGCCCTCCCGCCGGGCGGGCCGCACGACGACGACGAGGACGGCGGGCACGGCGCGGTCCGCTCGGGCCCGTACCTCTAG
- a CDS encoding NTP transferase domain-containing protein: MSYDAIVLAGGAARRLGGADKPALSVGGRALLDRVLDACPDARTTVVVGGRRPTARPVHWTREDPPGGGPVAALEAGLRQTTAELVLVLSADLPFLDRDTVRVLLAAPARPGTDAADAADGADGALLRDPDGRDQPLVAAYRAEPLRREIALLAAEHGTLTGLPLRALTAELDLARVTSRPLASFDCDTWDDLAAARARIREHGSVLEQWITAVKSELGIDLPVDTKTLLDLARDAAHGVARPAAPLTTFLVGYAAAHAAATGADPAQAVAEASRKAADLALRWADEAAADSAEQNGSG; encoded by the coding sequence ATGAGCTACGACGCGATCGTGCTGGCCGGCGGCGCCGCTCGGCGACTCGGCGGGGCCGACAAGCCCGCGCTGAGCGTCGGCGGCCGCGCACTCCTCGACCGCGTCCTCGACGCCTGCCCCGACGCCCGGACCACCGTCGTGGTCGGCGGCCGCCGCCCCACCGCGCGCCCGGTCCACTGGACCCGCGAGGACCCGCCCGGCGGGGGGCCCGTGGCCGCGCTGGAGGCCGGACTGCGGCAGACCACCGCCGAGCTGGTCCTCGTCCTCTCCGCCGACCTCCCCTTCCTGGACCGGGACACCGTACGGGTCCTCCTGGCGGCCCCCGCCCGGCCCGGCACGGACGCCGCGGACGCCGCGGACGGCGCGGACGGCGCGCTGCTGCGGGACCCCGACGGCCGCGACCAGCCGCTGGTGGCCGCCTACCGGGCCGAACCCCTGCGCCGCGAGATCGCGCTGCTCGCCGCCGAACACGGCACCCTCACCGGGCTCCCGCTCCGCGCGCTGACCGCCGAACTGGACCTCGCCCGCGTCACCTCCCGGCCACTCGCCTCCTTCGACTGCGACACCTGGGACGATCTCGCCGCCGCCCGCGCCCGGATCAGGGAGCATGGAAGCGTGCTGGAGCAATGGATCACCGCCGTCAAGAGCGAGCTGGGCATCGACCTCCCCGTCGACACCAAGACCCTGCTCGACCTCGCCCGGGACGCCGCCCACGGCGTCGCCCGGCCCGCCGCCCCGCTGACCACCTTCCTGGTCGGCTACGCGGCCGCCCACGCCGCCGCCACCGGCGCCGACCCCGCCCAGGCCGTCGCCGAGGCCTCCCGCAAGGCGGCCGACCTGGCGCTGCGGTGGGCCGACGAGGCAGCGGCCGACTCCGCCGAACAGAACGGCTCCGGATGA
- a CDS encoding molybdopterin molybdotransferase MoeA → MTPANSAEQALDEALALVSRAPESGGGTGGHRASSWTRARETAVDAGHRVRPRTHRVPLADALGEVLAASLDALTDLPSFDTSAMDGWAVAGPGPWSVRTGGSVLAGSERPDPLTDGEAVRIATGARIPTDTTAVIRSEHCREAGSQLFADRPVLTGQDIRPRGQECRSGDLLLPAGSLVTPAVLGLAAAAGYDELTTRPRPRVEILVLGDELLTEGLPHEGLVRDALSPMLGPWIDRIGAEVIGTRLLGDDPEGAAALLEAVTTSTADVLVTTGGTASGPVDHVHPVLAKAGAELLVDGVAVRPGHPMLLARLGSGTPDGAPVRHLVGLPGNPLAAVSGLLTLADPLLRSLAGRRGRPRYTAPVQGDVPGHPYDTRLVPVLLSDEHAVPLRYHGPAMLRGVAAADALAVVPPKGARSGQELEILDLPWAAGGCFT, encoded by the coding sequence ATGACCCCCGCGAACTCCGCCGAGCAGGCCCTCGACGAGGCCCTGGCCCTGGTCAGCCGCGCCCCCGAGAGCGGCGGCGGTACGGGGGGCCACCGCGCGTCCTCCTGGACACGGGCCCGGGAGACCGCCGTCGACGCCGGGCACCGGGTGCGGCCCCGGACCCACCGCGTGCCCCTCGCCGACGCCCTCGGCGAGGTCCTGGCGGCCTCCCTGGACGCGCTGACCGACCTGCCGTCCTTCGACACGTCCGCCATGGACGGCTGGGCCGTCGCGGGACCCGGCCCCTGGAGCGTGCGCACCGGCGGCAGCGTCCTGGCCGGCTCCGAGCGACCCGACCCCCTCACGGACGGCGAGGCCGTACGGATCGCCACCGGCGCCCGGATCCCCACCGACACCACCGCCGTCATCCGCAGCGAGCACTGCCGCGAGGCCGGCAGCCAGCTCTTCGCGGACCGGCCCGTCCTCACCGGCCAGGACATCCGCCCGCGCGGCCAGGAGTGCCGCTCCGGCGACCTGCTGCTGCCCGCCGGTTCGCTGGTCACCCCGGCCGTGCTGGGGCTCGCCGCGGCCGCCGGGTACGACGAGCTGACCACCCGGCCCCGCCCCCGCGTGGAGATCCTGGTGCTCGGTGACGAGCTGCTCACCGAGGGCCTCCCGCACGAGGGGCTGGTGCGCGACGCCCTCAGCCCCATGCTCGGGCCCTGGATCGACCGGATCGGCGCCGAGGTCATCGGCACGCGGCTGCTCGGCGACGACCCGGAGGGCGCCGCGGCCCTGCTGGAGGCCGTCACCACGAGCACCGCCGACGTCCTCGTCACCACGGGCGGCACCGCGTCCGGACCCGTCGACCACGTCCACCCGGTGCTGGCGAAGGCGGGCGCCGAACTGCTCGTCGACGGGGTCGCCGTGCGCCCCGGCCACCCCATGCTGCTGGCCCGCCTCGGATCCGGGACGCCCGACGGGGCCCCGGTGCGCCACCTGGTCGGGCTGCCCGGGAACCCGCTGGCCGCCGTCTCCGGGCTGCTGACCCTGGCCGACCCCCTGCTGCGCTCCCTCGCCGGCCGCCGCGGCCGCCCCCGCTACACGGCGCCGGTGCAGGGCGACGTACCCGGCCACCCGTACGACACCCGGCTCGTTCCGGTGCTGCTCAGCGACGAGCACGCGGTACCGCTGCGCTACCACGGCCCCGCGATGCTGCGCGGAGTGGCGGCCGCCGACGCGCTGGCCGTCGTACCGCCGAAGGGCGCACGGTCGGGACAGGAACTGGAGATTCTCGATCTGCCCTGGGCTGCTGGAGGATGTTTCACGTGA
- a CDS encoding potassium channel family protein, protein MFHVKLHGQDSMARGADEKLVSRRIKLPKRIVENPLSQVTKRLLMALFVLFLTVFIVWLDRDGYHDNANEQVDLLDCFYYATVTLSTTGYGDIVPYSDSARLINILLITPLRVLFLIILVGTTLEVLTERTREEWRLKRWRKNLREHTVVVGFGTKGRSALQTLLATGLSKEQVVVVDPSAKVIDMANAEGFTGVVGDATRSDVLLRAELQKARQIIIATQRDDTAVLVTLTARQLNRGAKIVAAVREEENAPLLRQSGADAVITSASAAGRLLGLSVLSPSAGTVMEDLIQQGSGLDLIERPARKSEAGKSVRDTEDLVVSVVRGHRLLPYDDPHASPIQLTDRLITIVRAAPPTSPPVKLGPAE, encoded by the coding sequence ATGTTTCACGTGAAACTTCACGGCCAGGACTCCATGGCCCGCGGCGCCGACGAGAAGCTCGTCTCCCGGCGCATCAAGCTGCCCAAACGCATCGTCGAGAACCCGCTGAGCCAGGTCACCAAGCGCCTGCTGATGGCCCTGTTCGTGCTGTTCCTGACGGTCTTCATCGTGTGGCTCGACCGCGACGGCTACCACGACAACGCCAACGAGCAGGTCGATCTCCTCGACTGCTTCTACTACGCCACGGTGACGCTGTCGACGACGGGCTACGGCGACATCGTCCCGTACAGCGACAGCGCGCGGCTGATCAACATCCTGCTGATCACGCCGCTGCGCGTGCTGTTCCTGATCATCCTGGTCGGTACCACCCTGGAAGTCCTGACGGAACGGACGAGGGAAGAGTGGCGGCTCAAGCGCTGGAGGAAGAACTTGCGTGAGCACACGGTCGTCGTCGGCTTCGGCACGAAGGGCCGTTCGGCCCTGCAGACGCTGCTGGCCACCGGCCTCTCCAAGGAGCAGGTCGTCGTCGTCGACCCCAGCGCCAAGGTGATCGACATGGCCAACGCGGAAGGGTTCACGGGTGTCGTCGGCGACGCCACCCGCTCCGACGTGCTGCTCCGCGCCGAGCTGCAGAAGGCCCGGCAGATCATCATCGCCACCCAGCGGGACGACACGGCCGTCCTGGTCACCCTGACCGCCCGGCAGCTCAACCGCGGGGCGAAGATCGTCGCGGCGGTGCGCGAGGAGGAGAACGCCCCGCTGCTGCGCCAGTCCGGCGCGGACGCGGTCATCACGAGCGCGAGCGCGGCCGGCCGGCTGCTGGGCCTCTCGGTGCTCAGCCCGAGCGCGGGCACGGTGATGGAGGACCTGATCCAGCAGGGCAGCGGCCTCGACCTCATCGAACGCCCCGCCCGCAAGTCCGAGGCAGGCAAGTCGGTCCGGGACACCGAGGACCTGGTCGTGAGCGTGGTGCGCGGCCACCGGCTGCTCCCGTACGACGATCCGCACGCGAGCCCGATCCAGCTGACGGACCGTCTCATCACCATCGTGCGGGCGGCTCCGCCGACGTCGCCGCCGGTGAAGCTCGGACCTGCCGAGTAG
- a CDS encoding NAD(P)H-quinone oxidoreductase, with translation MHAITIEQPGGPEALVWADVPDPVPGEGEVLVEVAASAVNRADVLQRQGFYDPPPGASRHPGLECSGRIAAIGPGVSGWSVDDEVCALLAGGGYAERVAVPAGQLLPVPAGVDLVTAAALPEVVATVWSNVFMVAGLRPGETLLVHGGSSGIGTMAIQLAKAVGATVAVTAGGPEKLARCKELGADILIDYREQDFVAELREATGGAGADVILDIVGAKYLARNVDALAVNGRLAVIGLQGGVKAELNLGALLAKRAAITATSLRARPLEEKAAIIAAVREHVWPLVAAGRIRPVVHATYPMRDAAEAHRVLESSAHVGKLLLTV, from the coding sequence ATGCATGCGATCACCATCGAGCAGCCCGGCGGCCCCGAGGCCCTCGTCTGGGCCGACGTACCCGATCCGGTACCGGGCGAGGGCGAGGTCCTCGTCGAGGTCGCGGCGAGCGCCGTGAACCGCGCCGACGTACTCCAGCGACAGGGGTTCTACGATCCGCCGCCCGGCGCGTCGCGCCATCCGGGGCTGGAGTGTTCCGGCCGGATCGCCGCCATCGGTCCGGGGGTGTCCGGCTGGTCCGTGGACGACGAGGTGTGCGCCCTGCTGGCCGGTGGCGGATACGCCGAGCGGGTGGCCGTGCCGGCGGGTCAGCTGCTGCCGGTCCCGGCGGGTGTGGACCTGGTGACGGCGGCCGCGCTGCCGGAGGTCGTCGCGACCGTGTGGTCCAACGTGTTCATGGTGGCGGGGCTGCGCCCCGGCGAGACCCTGCTGGTGCACGGCGGGTCCAGCGGGATCGGCACGATGGCGATCCAGCTGGCGAAGGCGGTGGGCGCGACGGTCGCCGTGACGGCGGGCGGCCCCGAGAAGCTGGCGCGCTGCAAGGAGCTGGGTGCGGACATCCTGATCGACTACCGCGAGCAGGACTTCGTGGCCGAGCTGCGCGAGGCGACGGGCGGGGCCGGGGCGGACGTGATCCTGGACATCGTGGGCGCGAAGTACCTGGCCCGGAACGTGGACGCGCTGGCCGTGAACGGGCGGCTCGCGGTGATCGGGCTGCAGGGCGGGGTGAAGGCGGAACTGAACCTCGGCGCGCTGCTGGCCAAGCGGGCGGCGATCACCGCCACCTCCCTGCGGGCCCGTCCGCTGGAGGAGAAGGCGGCCATCATCGCCGCCGTGCGCGAGCACGTATGGCCGCTGGTGGCCGCGGGGCGGATCCGGCCGGTGGTCCACGCGACCTACCCGATGCGCGATGCGGCCGAAGCCCACCGCGTGCTGGAATCCAGCGCCCACGTGGGCAAGCTCCTGCTCACGGTGTGA
- a CDS encoding dihydrolipoamide acetyltransferase family protein — protein sequence MPQVMEFKLPDLGEGLTEAEIVRWLVAVGDVVAIDQPVVEVETAKAMVEVPCPYGGVVTARFGEEGTELPVGAPLITVAVGASSLPGEAPAAEAAEAEGTGNVPRPLIGYGEDHSRPARRRRVRPVTAAVSAPAVAAPVAPAVPVAPAAPAGPVPVISPLVRKLAKDGGVDLRALRGSGPDGLILRADVEAALAALRAPEPAPVAAVAPPTTAAQGERIPLKGVRGAVAEKLSRSRREIPDATCWVDADATELMAARAAMNAVGGPKISVLALLARICTAALAKYPELNSTVDLAAKEIVRLPSVHLGFAAQTERGLVVPVVRDAQNRNPESLSAEFARLTEVARAGKLAPADLTGGTFTLNNYGVFGVDGSTPIINHPEAAMLGVGRIIDKPWVHEGQLAVRKVVQLSLTFDHRVCDGGTAGGFLRFVADCVESPAVLLRSL from the coding sequence ATGCCGCAGGTAATGGAATTCAAGCTTCCCGATCTCGGGGAGGGCCTGACCGAGGCCGAGATCGTCCGCTGGCTCGTGGCGGTGGGCGATGTCGTCGCCATCGACCAGCCGGTGGTCGAGGTCGAGACGGCCAAGGCGATGGTGGAGGTTCCGTGCCCCTACGGCGGTGTGGTCACCGCCCGGTTCGGGGAGGAGGGCACGGAACTGCCCGTCGGAGCACCGCTGATCACCGTGGCGGTGGGGGCGTCGTCGCTTCCCGGCGAGGCTCCGGCCGCGGAGGCGGCCGAGGCCGAGGGCACCGGCAACGTGCCGCGGCCGCTGATCGGTTACGGCGAGGACCACTCGCGCCCGGCGCGTCGGCGACGGGTGCGACCCGTCACCGCCGCGGTGTCGGCGCCCGCCGTCGCCGCTCCGGTGGCTCCGGCGGTCCCCGTGGCTCCGGCGGCTCCCGCCGGGCCGGTGCCGGTGATCTCGCCGCTGGTGCGCAAGCTGGCCAAGGACGGCGGGGTCGACCTGCGCGCGCTGCGCGGGTCCGGCCCCGACGGGCTGATCCTGCGGGCGGACGTCGAGGCGGCACTGGCCGCGCTGCGCGCGCCCGAGCCGGCCCCGGTCGCCGCGGTGGCACCGCCGACGACGGCGGCCCAGGGCGAGCGGATCCCCCTCAAGGGGGTACGCGGGGCGGTCGCCGAGAAGCTGTCGCGCAGCCGCCGGGAGATCCCGGACGCCACCTGCTGGGTCGACGCGGACGCCACCGAGCTGATGGCCGCCCGGGCCGCGATGAATGCCGTGGGCGGACCCAAGATCTCCGTGCTCGCGCTGCTGGCCCGGATCTGCACGGCCGCCCTGGCCAAGTATCCGGAGCTCAACTCCACCGTGGACCTCGCGGCCAAGGAGATCGTCCGCCTGCCGTCCGTGCACCTGGGCTTCGCCGCGCAGACCGAGCGGGGCCTGGTGGTCCCGGTGGTCCGGGACGCGCAGAACCGCAACCCCGAGTCGCTGTCGGCGGAGTTCGCCCGCCTGACGGAGGTGGCCCGGGCCGGGAAGCTGGCTCCCGCGGATCTGACCGGCGGCACCTTCACCCTGAACAACTACGGGGTCTTCGGGGTCGACGGTTCCACGCCGATCATCAACCACCCCGAGGCGGCGATGCTGGGGGTGGGCCGGATCATCGACAAGCCGTGGGTCCACGAGGGGCAGCTGGCGGTCCGCAAGGTGGTTCAGCTGTCGCTGACCTTCGACCACCGGGTGTGCGACGGGGGTACGGCGGGCGGCTTCCTCCGCTTCGTCGCGGACTGCGTCGAATCCCCCGCGGTCCTGCTGCGCAGCCTGTAG
- a CDS encoding alpha-ketoacid dehydrogenase subunit beta gives MAQALTRAMRDAMAEDPTVHVMGEDVGTLGGVFRITDGLAKEFGEERCTDTPLAEAGILGAAVGMAMYGLRPVVEMQFDAFAYPAFEQLISHVAKMRNRTRGAMPLPITIRVPYGGGIGGVEHHCDSSEAYYVATPGLTVVTPATVEDAYGLLRASIASDDPVVFLEPKRLYWSKADWRPEAPTPVPGIGKALVRRAGTSATLITYGPSLPVCLEAAEAARQEGWDLEVVDLRSLVPFDENTVVESVRRTGRAVVVHEAGGFGGPGAEIAARVTERCFHHLEAPVLRVTGFDIPYPPPMLEKHHLPGVDRILDAVARLQWEN, from the coding sequence ATGGCGCAGGCCCTGACCCGGGCGATGCGCGACGCGATGGCCGAGGACCCGACCGTCCATGTCATGGGCGAGGACGTCGGGACGCTCGGCGGGGTCTTCCGGATCACGGACGGGCTCGCCAAGGAGTTCGGCGAGGAACGCTGCACGGACACCCCCCTCGCGGAGGCGGGCATCCTGGGCGCGGCGGTCGGCATGGCCATGTACGGGCTGCGCCCGGTCGTGGAGATGCAGTTCGACGCCTTCGCGTACCCGGCGTTCGAGCAGCTGATCTCGCACGTGGCGAAGATGCGCAACCGCACCCGCGGTGCGATGCCGCTGCCGATCACGATCCGGGTGCCGTACGGCGGCGGGATCGGCGGCGTGGAGCACCACTGCGACTCCTCCGAGGCGTACTACGTGGCCACGCCCGGCCTGACCGTGGTGACCCCGGCGACCGTCGAGGACGCGTACGGGCTGCTGCGCGCGTCCATCGCGAGCGACGACCCGGTCGTCTTCCTGGAGCCGAAGCGGCTCTACTGGTCGAAGGCCGACTGGCGGCCCGAGGCGCCGACGCCGGTGCCCGGCATCGGGAAGGCGCTGGTCCGGCGGGCCGGCACGAGCGCCACGCTGATCACCTACGGGCCCTCGCTGCCGGTGTGCCTGGAGGCGGCCGAGGCGGCCCGCCAGGAGGGCTGGGACCTGGAGGTCGTCGACCTGCGCTCGCTGGTCCCCTTCGACGAGAACACGGTCGTGGAGTCCGTACGCCGCACCGGGCGCGCGGTGGTGGTCCACGAGGCCGGCGGCTTCGGCGGACCCGGCGCGGAGATCGCCGCCCGCGTCACGGAGCGGTGCTTCCACCACCTGGAGGCGCCGGTGCTGCGGGTGACGGGCTTCGACATCCCCTACCCGCCGCCGATGCTGGAGAAGCACCACCTGCCGGGTGTGGACCGGATCCTGGACGCCGTGGCGCGCCTGCAGTGGGAGAACTGA
- the pdhA gene encoding pyruvate dehydrogenase (acetyl-transferring) E1 component subunit alpha — protein sequence MTVQELPGAGASHRSTPPAWRPRTDAAPLLPDPEPYRVLGTEAADRLDPELMRRCYAELVRGRRYNAQATALTKQGRLAVYPSTVGQEACEIAAALVLEDQDWLFPSYRDTLAAVARGLDPVQALTLLRGDWHTGYDPREHRIAPLSTPLATQLPHAVGLAHAARLRGDDVVALAMVGDGGTSEGDFHEALNFAAVWQAPVVFLVQNNGFAISVPLAKQTAAPTLAHKAVGYGMPGRLVDGNDIAAMHEVLAEAVRRARAGGGPTLIEAVTYRMEAHTNADDATRYRGDAEVEAWKAHDPIDLLERELTARGIIDEAAIATAREEAETMAAALREGMNADPVVDPMDLFAHVYAEQTDRLREQAAMLRAELEAEDQA from the coding sequence ATGACGGTCCAAGAGCTGCCCGGTGCCGGTGCGTCCCACCGTTCCACCCCGCCCGCCTGGAGGCCCCGTACGGATGCCGCCCCGCTGCTCCCGGACCCCGAGCCCTACCGGGTGCTGGGCACCGAGGCGGCCGACCGCCTCGACCCGGAGCTGATGCGCCGCTGCTACGCCGAGCTGGTGCGCGGCCGGCGCTACAACGCCCAGGCCACGGCGCTCACCAAGCAGGGCCGGCTCGCCGTCTACCCCTCCACCGTGGGCCAGGAGGCCTGCGAGATCGCGGCCGCGCTGGTCCTGGAGGACCAGGACTGGCTGTTCCCGAGCTACCGCGACACCCTGGCGGCCGTGGCGCGCGGCCTGGACCCCGTCCAGGCGCTGACCCTGCTGCGCGGCGACTGGCACACCGGGTACGACCCGCGTGAGCACCGCATCGCCCCGCTCTCGACCCCGCTCGCCACCCAGCTGCCGCACGCGGTGGGTCTGGCACACGCGGCCCGGCTGCGCGGTGACGACGTCGTCGCGCTCGCCATGGTCGGCGACGGCGGCACCAGCGAGGGCGACTTCCACGAGGCGCTGAACTTCGCCGCCGTCTGGCAGGCCCCGGTGGTCTTCCTCGTGCAGAACAACGGCTTCGCGATATCCGTCCCGCTCGCCAAGCAGACCGCGGCCCCGACGCTGGCCCACAAGGCCGTCGGGTACGGGATGCCCGGCCGGCTGGTCGACGGCAACGACATCGCCGCGATGCACGAGGTGCTGGCCGAGGCCGTCCGGCGGGCCCGGGCCGGTGGCGGCCCGACCCTGATCGAGGCCGTCACCTACCGGATGGAGGCCCACACGAACGCGGACGACGCGACCCGCTACCGCGGTGACGCCGAGGTCGAGGCCTGGAAGGCGCACGACCCGATCGATCTGCTGGAGCGTGAGCTGACCGCCCGCGGGATCATCGACGAGGCGGCGATCGCCACGGCGCGCGAGGAGGCGGAGACGATGGCCGCCGCGCTCCGTGAGGGGATGAACGCGGACCCGGTGGTGGACCCGATGGACCTGTTCGCGCACGTGTACGCGGAGCAGACGGACCGGCTGCGCGAGCAGGCGGCCATGCTCCGTGCAGAGCTGGAAGCCGAGGACCAGGCGTGA
- a CDS encoding Lrp/AsnC family transcriptional regulator, translating to MPDEQMAGPGSAPGSPGGAPGASGVPPVTPRPLDPIDRSIMRLLQADGRASIRSVAEQVHVSRANAYARINRLIDDGVIRGFTARVNHERAGQGASAYITLKIVQNSWRTVREQLRELPGAAHIALVSGDFDVLLLVHTPDNRTLRELVLTRLQAIPEVLSTRTLLVFEETDLLDAGPGPGPVGGSPALTEE from the coding sequence ATGCCGGATGAACAAATGGCCGGACCGGGTTCCGCACCGGGTTCGCCGGGGGGCGCACCGGGGGCCTCCGGAGTCCCGCCCGTCACACCCCGTCCCCTGGATCCGATCGACCGGTCGATCATGCGGCTGCTCCAGGCGGACGGCCGGGCGTCGATACGGTCGGTGGCGGAGCAGGTGCACGTCTCGCGGGCGAACGCCTACGCCCGGATCAACCGGCTCATCGACGACGGGGTGATCCGCGGTTTCACGGCCCGCGTCAACCACGAACGGGCAGGTCAGGGCGCATCCGCCTATATCACCCTGAAGATCGTCCAGAACTCCTGGCGCACGGTCCGCGAGCAGCTGCGCGAACTCCCGGGCGCCGCGCACATCGCACTGGTCAGCGGGGACTTCGACGTCCTGCTGCTGGTGCACACCCCGGACAACCGGACCCTGCGCGAGCTGGTCCTGACCCGCCTCCAGGCCATCCCGGAGGTCCTCTCGACGCGGACCCTGCTGGTGTTCGAGGAAACGGATCTGCTGGACGCGGGCCCGGGCCCCGGCCCGGTCGGCGGCTCCCCGGCCCTCACCGAGGAGTAG
- a CDS encoding TetR/AcrR family transcriptional regulator — translation MTTAKRDTYTPETLLSVAVQVFNERGYDGTSMEHLSKAAGISKSSIYHHVTGKEELLRRAVSRALDGLFAILEEPGAVRGRAVERVEYVTRRTVEVLVGELPYVTLLLRVRGNTRTERWALERRREFDHQVADLLKAAAADGDLRADVDIRLATRLLFGMVNSLVEWYRPHSGTGPDQLADAVVHMAFDGLRTLR, via the coding sequence ATGACGACGGCCAAGCGGGACACGTACACCCCCGAGACCCTGCTGTCGGTCGCCGTCCAGGTCTTCAACGAGCGCGGCTACGACGGCACCTCGATGGAGCACCTCTCCAAGGCCGCGGGCATCTCGAAGTCCTCGATCTACCACCACGTCACGGGCAAGGAGGAGCTGCTGCGGCGGGCCGTCAGCCGCGCCCTCGACGGGCTCTTCGCGATCCTGGAGGAGCCGGGCGCGGTACGGGGCCGGGCCGTCGAGCGCGTCGAGTACGTCACGCGCCGCACGGTCGAGGTGCTGGTCGGCGAGCTGCCGTACGTGACGCTGCTGCTGCGCGTACGCGGCAACACCCGCACCGAGCGGTGGGCACTGGAGCGCCGGCGCGAGTTCGACCACCAGGTAGCCGACCTGCTCAAGGCCGCCGCCGCGGACGGCGACCTGCGGGCGGACGTGGACATCCGCCTCGCCACCCGGCTCCTCTTCGGCATGGTGAACTCCCTGGTCGAGTGGTACCGCCCGCACTCGGGCACGGGCCCCGACCAGCTCGCGGACGCGGTCGTCCACATGGCCTTCGACGGCCTGCGCACCCTCCGCTGA